From a region of the Brevibacterium siliguriense genome:
- a CDS encoding DNA cytosine methyltransferase, protein MSAELAETQQTMSAGQSMPMPVVIDFFSGCGGTSAGLRDAGMKIAAAVDFDSAAAATYRANFPGAEFHEVDIRKLAHDAFDHLVLNDAPLVFSACAPCQPYSSMRPTNSQARPQERSLLLTLIPFMDRLRPEVLIVENVPGLQRIPGGSTWNRFLRYLARAGYSTRWEVVDCRDYGVPQRRKRLVLLASRHGEIDLPTPTHGGNRQPYSSVRDWIGSLPDIQAGETCADDPLHRSGGLGELNLRRIMALPEGGSRLEWPDDLWLECHRNSKGHQDAYGRMRYDDTAPVLTTKCTDITNGRYGHPTQHRAISAREAALLQTFPMEYKFLGSLKSVTKQIGNAVPVLVAKAMGAHIIEHLRDAGFDIDG, encoded by the coding sequence GTGAGCGCAGAACTGGCAGAGACGCAGCAGACGATGAGCGCCGGGCAAAGCATGCCAATGCCTGTCGTCATTGATTTCTTTTCCGGTTGCGGAGGAACTAGTGCAGGCCTTCGAGACGCTGGAATGAAAATCGCCGCTGCAGTCGACTTTGATTCCGCTGCGGCCGCAACCTATCGGGCCAATTTCCCGGGAGCCGAATTCCACGAAGTTGATATTCGTAAACTTGCTCATGATGCCTTCGACCATTTGGTACTTAACGATGCACCGCTGGTGTTTTCCGCTTGTGCTCCGTGCCAGCCGTACAGTTCGATGCGTCCGACCAATTCACAAGCCCGTCCGCAAGAGCGATCATTGCTTCTCACGCTCATCCCGTTTATGGATCGGCTCAGACCCGAGGTGCTCATCGTTGAAAATGTTCCAGGGCTACAGAGGATTCCAGGTGGCTCGACTTGGAATCGGTTCCTTCGATACCTCGCTCGTGCCGGATATTCAACGCGGTGGGAAGTAGTCGACTGCCGCGACTACGGTGTGCCACAGAGACGCAAGCGCTTGGTCCTGCTCGCGTCGCGGCATGGAGAAATCGACTTACCCACACCAACACACGGGGGCAATCGACAGCCCTACTCATCTGTACGGGACTGGATTGGATCACTACCCGATATTCAAGCAGGCGAGACATGCGCAGATGACCCGCTACACCGTTCTGGAGGACTCGGAGAGCTGAACTTGCGTAGAATTATGGCGCTCCCAGAAGGAGGAAGCCGGTTGGAGTGGCCCGACGACTTGTGGCTCGAGTGTCATCGGAACAGCAAGGGTCATCAGGATGCCTACGGCCGAATGCGGTACGACGACACAGCCCCGGTCCTTACGACGAAATGCACGGACATAACCAACGGTAGGTACGGGCACCCTACTCAGCATCGCGCTATTAGCGCTCGCGAAGCAGCTTTGTTGCAGACATTTCCGATGGAATACAAATTTTTAGGTAGTTTGAAGTCAGTTACAAAGCAGATCGGGAACGCAGTTCCCGTGCTTGTCGCGAAAGCAATGGGGGCTCATATCATCGAGCACTTGCGCGACGCCGGGTTTGATATTGATGGCTGA
- a CDS encoding ATP-binding protein translates to MGERILANLRELITEDDVGLYERIEQDISRWDETELVELASMAGVDLSSFDSGTAFVILPTSMDLEADLEPPTPKEAAPLLRTLIGFANTMTPAHNTPELRTVFRDHRAPDNISDLIEEQEFFTVDEFLNADHHFQGHFDEYGQFTGTVSIFGSEPIAFPLAWNAARGTKTKCGPFKLNLAYIQGRAKQSRLEPNDYFLITEKLDRYGGLYIYRDGIRVLPYGDSRFDWLDVELRRTKSASDHFFSYRRMFGAVEISREDNSRLREKAGREGFATNEAYRQFRAILQNFLLQVASEFFREGGAQAEMYEEGRIANERMEKARRARSKQVRARRSEYSAALDRFFDAVDARVPETRVAEIQADIDSAIDKAQRDRDPSTGADQLVRAELAAKSKLRELASDFQVKRPRGVALSADLSRRSVAYESVRSEVLSSVLESAERKIESALGEAGLALDATLHRRLRFDQAIDEAVSDARSLVGEVRQDLSKQSNDTSDRAKNAIRVAHRLLEDVAVGVLQEASKTDVSGISDEAFTLLRNSLEGRVRSVASAQAEELTMISDQLKAVAWSSQDESIDEVSLVDQVEQLEARVEALTDRAAQDFELVQIGMAVNIVTHEFENSVKSVRDNLRRLRSWAQQNAGLRPLYSDLRASFDHLDGYLKLFTPLHRRLYREPVEIRGVDVQRYLHDVFDKRLNDQEVALKISDSFVNMRIRMYPSTLYPVIVNMIDNAIYWLGRYAGDRVIYIDKIPGLITVTDSGPGIRAGDEEAIFEQGFSKKPAGSGYGLFVAREVLRRDGADISLSAPAADRGARFEIVLPDESEG, encoded by the coding sequence ATGGGAGAACGAATTCTCGCTAACCTCCGTGAGCTTATAACTGAGGACGACGTAGGCCTTTACGAACGAATCGAGCAAGATATCTCGCGTTGGGACGAAACGGAGCTGGTCGAGCTAGCTAGCATGGCTGGAGTTGATCTATCATCATTCGACTCCGGCACCGCGTTCGTGATTTTACCTACATCGATGGACCTGGAAGCAGATCTAGAGCCACCGACGCCCAAAGAGGCGGCTCCGCTATTGCGTACTCTAATCGGGTTTGCAAACACCATGACACCTGCGCATAACACCCCCGAGTTGCGCACAGTTTTTCGAGATCATCGGGCTCCAGACAACATTAGCGACCTGATCGAGGAACAGGAGTTCTTCACGGTAGATGAATTCCTGAACGCTGACCACCATTTTCAGGGTCATTTTGACGAGTACGGACAGTTCACCGGAACGGTCTCAATTTTCGGTAGTGAACCGATAGCGTTTCCGCTTGCGTGGAACGCTGCTCGTGGCACCAAGACTAAATGTGGTCCGTTCAAATTGAATCTCGCCTACATCCAGGGCCGTGCCAAACAATCCCGACTCGAACCTAACGACTACTTTCTAATCACTGAAAAGCTGGATCGCTACGGTGGGCTCTATATTTATCGAGATGGAATCAGAGTTCTGCCATACGGCGACAGCCGATTCGACTGGCTCGACGTAGAGCTACGTCGGACAAAGTCGGCTTCGGACCACTTCTTCTCCTATAGACGGATGTTTGGTGCGGTAGAGATATCGCGTGAGGACAATAGTCGCTTACGAGAAAAGGCCGGGCGTGAGGGGTTCGCTACCAACGAGGCGTACCGTCAGTTCCGCGCCATTCTCCAGAACTTCTTGCTACAGGTTGCTTCAGAGTTCTTCCGTGAAGGCGGCGCTCAAGCCGAAATGTACGAAGAAGGACGCATCGCTAACGAGCGTATGGAGAAGGCGCGACGCGCACGAAGCAAGCAGGTTCGTGCGCGCCGCTCGGAGTACAGCGCCGCGTTGGACCGGTTTTTTGACGCCGTTGATGCACGAGTCCCTGAAACACGAGTGGCCGAGATCCAAGCGGACATCGACTCTGCGATCGACAAGGCGCAACGCGACCGTGACCCTTCAACTGGCGCCGATCAGCTGGTTCGGGCCGAGCTGGCCGCGAAGTCGAAACTCCGGGAACTGGCCTCAGACTTTCAAGTGAAGCGACCCCGCGGCGTGGCACTAAGCGCCGACTTGAGTCGTCGTTCGGTGGCATACGAATCTGTTCGTTCCGAAGTATTGTCCTCAGTCCTTGAGTCGGCGGAACGCAAGATAGAATCGGCCCTAGGCGAGGCAGGTCTCGCCTTGGATGCAACTCTGCACCGGAGGCTCCGTTTTGACCAGGCTATAGATGAAGCGGTCTCAGATGCTCGGTCACTTGTGGGTGAGGTAAGACAGGACCTGAGCAAACAGTCGAACGACACTAGTGACCGTGCGAAGAACGCGATAAGAGTTGCTCACCGGCTGCTCGAGGACGTTGCTGTTGGCGTGCTACAGGAGGCCAGTAAGACTGATGTCTCTGGCATCTCTGACGAGGCCTTTACTCTACTTCGGAACTCCCTCGAAGGACGCGTCCGCAGCGTCGCGTCGGCCCAGGCGGAAGAACTTACCATGATTTCGGACCAGTTGAAAGCTGTAGCCTGGTCATCGCAAGACGAGTCGATCGACGAAGTTTCCTTGGTCGACCAAGTCGAGCAACTAGAGGCCCGTGTCGAAGCACTTACCGATCGCGCGGCGCAGGATTTCGAACTTGTGCAGATTGGTATGGCTGTCAACATCGTAACTCACGAGTTTGAGAACAGTGTCAAGTCTGTACGAGATAATCTCCGACGGCTTCGATCCTGGGCACAGCAGAATGCCGGGTTGCGACCTTTGTACTCGGACCTGAGAGCCTCCTTCGACCATCTCGATGGGTATCTAAAACTCTTCACGCCACTCCATCGCCGACTTTATCGTGAGCCTGTGGAAATTCGAGGCGTAGACGTTCAGCGATATCTTCACGATGTTTTCGATAAGCGGCTGAACGATCAAGAGGTCGCATTAAAGATTTCAGACTCGTTCGTAAATATGCGTATTCGCATGTACCCTTCGACCCTTTACCCGGTGATAGTTAATATGATCGACAATGCTATCTACTGGCTCGGCCGATATGCGGGGGATCGAGTGATCTATATCGACAAAATTCCCGGACTAATTACTGTCACGGATTCCGGGCCCGGAATCCGTGCGGGCGACGAAGAAGCCATTTTCGAGCAAGGGTTCTCGAAGAAGCCAGCAGGATCGGGGTACGGATTGTTCGTTGCGCGTGAGGTCCTGCGGAGAGATGGTGCAGATATTTCTCTTAGCGCCCCGGCTGCGGACCGCGGAGCCAGGTTCGAAATAGTCCTCCCAGACGAGAGCGAAGGTTGA